From Psychrobacillus sp. FSL K6-2836, a single genomic window includes:
- a CDS encoding sugar ABC transporter substrate-binding protein, with the protein MKKLIIFLLFLTCSVLLMGCSDEAGSSESKGKGEITVWAHPYTDNQEKEGEMWKELIGSYEKATGVKVNFQQIPWANRDQKILTALAANNGPDVFYAIPDQMPQYAEAGMLLDLSSYLEDNDMEDFVDSSMVSATWKGKMYGVPILQSVETFIYNVDVIKAIGEDPTKLPTTWEEFENWAAKAKEKGYYASSFLGGGSMNGTLYPYLWQAGGEILTEDNKVMINNEDGVEAFEFINKMYKNGWIPKDSITALEHDSLWDSGKLLSIQGAGLSVSRMLGKETFEFVIAPPLKNKKQATYGTTGMFVVPVNSDNQDAAAEFIKVITNADNQRIFNRETQFIPTRESAKDIYDDQKYLAQLASYTEFTQSGVIHPEGRNIMPLIQAELQTMLEGKKTPKEAADAAAESIKGKLK; encoded by the coding sequence ATGAAAAAATTAATAATCTTTTTACTATTTTTAACATGCAGTGTATTACTTATGGGGTGTAGTGATGAAGCCGGGTCTTCTGAATCTAAGGGCAAAGGAGAAATTACAGTTTGGGCTCATCCTTATACAGACAATCAAGAAAAAGAAGGGGAAATGTGGAAGGAATTAATCGGTTCCTATGAGAAAGCAACGGGTGTAAAAGTTAACTTTCAACAAATTCCTTGGGCAAACCGTGACCAAAAAATTCTTACAGCCTTAGCAGCCAATAATGGACCAGATGTGTTTTATGCAATTCCAGATCAAATGCCCCAATATGCAGAAGCAGGAATGCTATTAGATCTCAGCTCTTATTTAGAAGACAATGATATGGAGGATTTTGTGGATAGTTCAATGGTTTCGGCTACATGGAAGGGGAAAATGTACGGAGTGCCTATCCTTCAATCGGTTGAAACCTTTATTTATAACGTGGATGTTATTAAAGCAATAGGAGAAGACCCAACAAAACTTCCTACTACATGGGAGGAATTTGAAAACTGGGCTGCAAAAGCTAAAGAAAAAGGGTATTATGCTTCTAGTTTTCTAGGAGGAGGATCTATGAACGGGACTCTATATCCTTACCTATGGCAAGCGGGAGGAGAAATTCTTACAGAAGATAATAAAGTAATGATTAATAACGAAGATGGAGTAGAGGCATTTGAATTTATTAACAAAATGTATAAAAATGGATGGATTCCAAAGGATTCTATTACTGCTCTAGAACATGATTCTTTATGGGATAGTGGAAAATTACTATCTATACAAGGAGCGGGTCTTTCGGTTAGTAGAATGTTAGGAAAAGAGACTTTTGAGTTTGTCATTGCTCCTCCATTAAAAAATAAGAAGCAAGCTACTTATGGAACTACTGGAATGTTTGTAGTACCAGTCAATTCAGATAACCAAGATGCAGCGGCTGAATTCATTAAAGTTATTACCAATGCTGACAATCAAAGAATATTCAATAGAGAAACACAATTTATCCCTACTAGAGAATCTGCAAAAGATATTTATGATGATCAGAAGTATTTAGCGCAATTAGCATCCTACACTGAGTTTACTCAATCTGGAGTTATACATCCGGAAGGACGTAACATTATGCCTTTAATACAAGCTGAACTTCAAACTATGCTAGAAGGTAAAAAAACTCCAAAAGAGGCTGCTGATGCTGCTGCTGAGTCCATCAAAGGAAAGCTTAAATAA
- the glgA gene encoding glycogen synthase GlgA, producing the protein MNVLFAASECAPFIKTGGLGDVIGALPQSLQENGTNVSVILPKYADLPLHFKEQMQWIKSIEVPVGWRRQFCGIEKIHYQGITVYFLDNEYYFKRHGSYGFGDDGERFAFFSRAILEALPYLEERPDILHCHDWQTGLIPVHLKTNYENNPYYQGIKTVFTIHNLRYQGIYPKSVLSDLLDISENYFHMDALEFYGDVSYLKGGLAFADRVTTVSSTYASEIQSPYYGERLDGFLRKIGADLQGIVNGIDNGTYDPKRDENLLLPYDDYKGKSVNKKHLQETLRLPLNADIPIISMVTRLVDQKGIDLILHVFHEIIGLNVQFVLLGTGDQRYEEAFKYFGEVYPDKVSANLYFDEALARKIYAGSDLFLMPSQFEPCGIGQLLALRYGTLPLVRETGGLKDTVIPYNELTEEGNGFSFANYNAHELLYTIERAVALFRFQPNKWNNLVGNAMDIDFSWSSSSQQYLKLYQELLKSDK; encoded by the coding sequence ATGAATGTTTTATTTGCAGCATCAGAGTGCGCCCCATTTATAAAAACTGGTGGACTAGGTGATGTTATTGGTGCCTTGCCTCAATCTCTACAAGAAAATGGTACAAATGTCAGCGTGATATTACCGAAATATGCGGATCTTCCACTACATTTTAAAGAACAAATGCAATGGATCAAAAGCATTGAAGTACCTGTAGGCTGGAGACGTCAATTTTGTGGTATAGAAAAAATTCATTATCAAGGGATAACTGTATACTTTCTCGATAACGAATATTATTTTAAAAGGCATGGCAGTTATGGCTTTGGGGATGATGGTGAACGTTTCGCATTCTTTTCCCGAGCCATACTGGAGGCATTACCATATTTAGAAGAACGGCCCGATATTCTCCACTGCCACGATTGGCAAACAGGGTTGATACCAGTGCATTTGAAGACCAATTATGAAAATAATCCATATTATCAGGGCATCAAAACTGTGTTTACCATTCACAATTTACGCTACCAAGGGATATACCCTAAATCAGTGCTTTCTGATTTACTGGATATAAGCGAGAATTATTTTCACATGGACGCTTTAGAGTTTTATGGGGATGTCAGCTATCTCAAAGGAGGACTGGCGTTTGCTGATCGCGTGACGACTGTAAGTTCAACCTATGCATCAGAAATACAGTCTCCCTATTATGGGGAAAGACTTGATGGGTTTTTAAGAAAAATAGGCGCTGATCTTCAAGGTATAGTAAACGGAATTGACAATGGCACCTATGATCCAAAACGAGATGAAAATTTATTGCTTCCATACGACGATTATAAGGGGAAGTCGGTAAATAAAAAGCATCTACAGGAAACTCTCAGGCTTCCTTTAAACGCTGATATTCCAATAATCTCCATGGTAACAAGACTAGTTGATCAAAAAGGTATAGATTTGATTTTACATGTATTCCATGAAATCATCGGTTTAAATGTGCAGTTTGTGCTATTAGGTACAGGCGATCAGCGATATGAAGAGGCATTCAAATATTTTGGAGAAGTTTATCCCGATAAAGTGTCAGCCAATCTATATTTTGACGAAGCATTAGCACGAAAAATTTATGCCGGTTCTGATCTTTTTCTAATGCCATCCCAATTTGAACCGTGTGGTATTGGACAATTGCTAGCACTTCGCTATGGAACTTTGCCGCTCGTTCGTGAAACAGGTGGACTGAAGGATACGGTTATACCTTATAATGAATTAACCGAAGAAGGAAATGGATTCAGCTTTGCTAATTATAATGCCCATGAATTACTGTATACAATTGAGCGAGCGGTTGCACTTTTTCGCTTCCAGCCTAACAAATGGAATAACCTAGTAGGAAACGCAATGGACATTGATTTTAGCTGGTCATCATCCTCGCAGCAATATCTCAAATTGTATCAGGAACTACTGAAATCTGATAAATAA
- the glgD gene encoding glucose-1-phosphate adenylyltransferase subunit GlgD yields MRNVLGVINLVNERPILKELTRHRCLASIPFGGRYRMIDFTMSNFMNVSISKVAIFTKDKYRSLMDHLGSGKEWDLDHRSQGLFILPSIHPDEKIKGDLQQFYDHLEFFQRATADTVIIAPGHHICKIDFNDVIKEHENSEADITVLYKDYDGVPVKRPIYHQCSLDTNGEVRDINLYTSPKKGDHICLETYVIKKQLLIDLIKNCIEYDEYDFLKDIVKANLINLKVQGYHFTGYMPFIHSLETYHASNMEFLNPEILRNFFYDSWEVFTKIKHEAPAEFTNSSKVSNSLIANGCIIEGTVENSIIFRGVKVKKGAVVKNSIIMQKGDIEEGAHIENVITDKQVIITRDQIIAARNKPMVIKKEEVV; encoded by the coding sequence ATGAGGAATGTACTAGGTGTTATTAATCTTGTAAATGAAAGACCCATATTAAAAGAATTGACCCGTCATCGTTGTCTAGCCTCCATACCATTTGGCGGACGTTACCGGATGATTGATTTCACCATGTCAAACTTTATGAACGTCTCCATAAGTAAAGTTGCCATTTTCACAAAAGACAAATATAGATCATTGATGGATCATCTAGGTTCTGGAAAGGAATGGGATCTCGATCACCGTTCGCAAGGTCTATTCATTCTTCCTTCGATTCATCCTGATGAAAAAATTAAAGGGGATTTACAGCAGTTCTATGATCATTTAGAATTTTTCCAACGGGCAACAGCAGATACAGTAATTATTGCTCCTGGTCATCATATTTGTAAAATTGACTTTAATGATGTGATCAAAGAACATGAAAATAGTGAAGCCGATATTACAGTTCTGTATAAGGATTATGATGGGGTACCAGTGAAAAGACCAATTTATCACCAATGTTCACTTGATACAAACGGTGAAGTCCGTGATATAAACCTTTATACATCACCTAAGAAAGGTGATCATATTTGTTTGGAAACATATGTGATTAAAAAACAATTATTAATAGATTTAATAAAGAATTGTATAGAGTATGATGAATACGATTTTTTGAAAGATATCGTTAAAGCAAATTTGATAAATCTAAAAGTGCAAGGATATCATTTTACTGGATATATGCCATTTATTCATTCTCTAGAAACATACCATGCTAGTAATATGGAGTTTCTTAACCCAGAAATTCTTCGTAACTTTTTTTATGATTCATGGGAAGTTTTCACGAAGATTAAACATGAAGCCCCTGCTGAATTCACAAATTCCTCCAAGGTGTCTAATTCATTAATTGCCAATGGATGTATTATTGAAGGCACCGTCGAAAATAGTATTATTTTCCGAGGAGTAAAAGTTAAAAAAGGAGCAGTAGTTAAAAACAGTATCATCATGCAAAAGGGCGATATTGAAGAGGGAGCACATATCGAAAATGTGATCACTGATAAACAAGTAATCATTACGAGGGATCAAATCATTGCAGCGAGAAATAAGCCGATGGTTATCAAAAAAGAAGAGGTAGTTTAA
- a CDS encoding glucose-1-phosphate adenylyltransferase, which yields MASKKWVAMLLAGGQGSRLGKLTSDLAKPAVPFGGKYRIIDFTLSNCTHSGIDTVGILTQYRPHILNSYIGNGRPWDLDRNNGGVSILPPYQGKDGGEWYKGTANAVYQNFHFIDHNDPEYVLVISGDHIYKMDYNKMLEDHIDKAAHATIAVIEVPWEEANRFGIMNTNETDQIIEFDEKPRHPKSNLASMGVYIFNWKYLKKYLTEDEQDNSSTNDFGKDIIPKMLKDEAKLQAYRFKGYWKDVGTIESLWEAHMDLLDESTDFKLGDPNWQIYAGNANHPPQYISEDADVTQSLINEGCLVFGKVEHSVLSYNVQVGSGTIVKNSVIMPNVKIGNNVIIEKAIIGSGTIIEDGAVISDVKHGLTLIGENQLVSSENPLLQAL from the coding sequence ATGGCATCTAAAAAATGGGTTGCAATGCTTTTAGCAGGGGGTCAAGGCTCAAGACTCGGGAAGTTGACTAGTGACTTGGCTAAACCCGCAGTACCATTTGGAGGTAAATATCGGATTATCGATTTTACCTTAAGCAACTGTACACATTCAGGTATAGATACAGTCGGTATACTTACTCAATATCGTCCGCATATTTTAAATTCGTATATTGGTAATGGGCGCCCATGGGATCTTGACCGCAATAACGGTGGAGTTTCTATACTTCCGCCTTACCAGGGGAAAGATGGTGGGGAATGGTATAAAGGTACAGCAAATGCCGTGTACCAAAATTTCCATTTTATCGATCATAATGACCCAGAATATGTATTGGTAATCTCAGGAGACCATATTTACAAGATGGATTATAATAAAATGCTCGAAGATCATATTGATAAAGCTGCCCATGCGACCATTGCTGTCATAGAAGTACCTTGGGAGGAAGCAAATCGCTTTGGTATTATGAATACAAACGAAACAGATCAAATTATTGAATTCGATGAAAAACCAAGACATCCAAAAAGTAATTTGGCTTCGATGGGTGTATATATTTTTAATTGGAAATATTTAAAAAAATATTTAACAGAAGACGAACAGGATAATAGTTCCACTAATGACTTTGGAAAAGACATTATTCCAAAGATGCTGAAAGATGAAGCAAAATTACAAGCGTATCGATTTAAAGGCTACTGGAAAGACGTTGGGACGATTGAAAGCCTATGGGAAGCTCATATGGATTTATTGGATGAATCAACTGATTTCAAGCTCGGAGACCCAAACTGGCAAATATATGCAGGAAATGCCAACCACCCCCCACAATATATATCCGAAGATGCTGATGTGACCCAATCTTTAATCAATGAAGGGTGTTTAGTATTTGGAAAGGTAGAACATTCTGTTCTTTCCTATAATGTTCAAGTTGGAAGTGGCACTATCGTAAAGAATTCCGTAATCATGCCAAATGTGAAAATCGGAAATAATGTAATAATCGAAAAGGCAATAATCGGTAGCGGTACAATTATCGAAGATGGCGCTGTAATCTCTGACGTTAAGCATGGACTTACATTAATTGGTGAAAATCAGCTGGTTTCTTCGGAAAATCCTTTGCTGCAAGCTTTATAA
- the glgB gene encoding 1,4-alpha-glucan branching protein GlgB, whose amino-acid sequence MVGTMKLNNLQYPSDFDVYLFHEGTLFESYKMLGAHILYENDIQGVRFAVWAPNARQVSVVGNFNNWNGTQHPMERLAHSGIWVLFVPELVHGDIYKYEITGPDGQKELKADPYAFYSEVRPATASIIYNLNTFEWQDQKWMAQRIKKDIYHKPMMIYEVHLASWKQKEDGEFYSYQEIADELVDYAIDNGFTHIELMPVMEHPYDGSWGYQITGYYSATSRYGTPEQLMYFIDQCHQNGLGVILDWVPAHFCKDVHGLGRFDGTPLFESADPMRAERPIWGTYSFDYSKPEVVSFLISNVMFWMDFYHVDGIRVDAVSSMIYLNHDNPLPVKLKNQYGGGENLEAIDFLKKLNETIFQKYPGALMMAEEATEWPLVTSPTSSGGLGFNYKWNMGWSNDVLKYMKLDINERSKHHHLLTFSFFYAFSENFVLPFSHDEMVHGKRSLVNKMPGDYWQKFANLRLLFGYLFTHPGKKLLFMGSEFGQFDEWKYQQEMDWMLLDFEAHSNFYRYYKELNKFYLETNALWRLDHEQAGFQWIDADNAGQSVITFMRKGKRKGDYCIVVCNFSSDVYHNYQIGVPSNGNYFEAFNSDTTSFGGSGQLNSAPIHASKIPHNNQPFSLEITVPPLGIAVFMKETKTRKRGVSTNGI is encoded by the coding sequence ATGGTAGGAACTATGAAGTTGAATAACCTGCAATACCCAAGTGATTTTGATGTATATCTTTTTCATGAAGGAACACTGTTTGAAAGTTATAAGATGCTCGGAGCTCATATACTGTATGAGAACGATATTCAAGGTGTGCGTTTTGCAGTTTGGGCGCCGAATGCAAGACAAGTATCCGTTGTGGGTAACTTTAATAATTGGAATGGTACACAGCATCCAATGGAACGTTTGGCTCATTCTGGAATCTGGGTATTATTTGTTCCCGAGCTTGTACATGGAGACATTTATAAGTATGAGATTACAGGACCAGATGGACAGAAGGAACTAAAAGCAGATCCGTATGCCTTTTATTCGGAGGTACGACCGGCAACAGCTTCTATTATCTACAATTTAAATACATTTGAGTGGCAAGATCAAAAATGGATGGCACAGCGAATAAAGAAAGACATTTACCACAAACCGATGATGATTTACGAAGTTCACTTGGCATCCTGGAAACAAAAAGAAGATGGTGAGTTTTATAGTTATCAAGAAATTGCTGACGAATTAGTCGATTATGCAATTGATAATGGATTTACACATATTGAGTTAATGCCTGTTATGGAGCATCCTTACGATGGTTCATGGGGTTACCAAATAACTGGATATTATTCAGCGACAAGCAGATACGGTACGCCTGAGCAATTAATGTATTTTATTGATCAATGTCATCAAAATGGCCTTGGTGTGATTCTGGATTGGGTACCTGCGCATTTTTGTAAGGATGTGCATGGCCTTGGACGGTTCGATGGAACACCTCTATTCGAATCGGCGGATCCCATGCGAGCTGAGAGACCTATCTGGGGAACATATAGCTTTGACTATAGCAAGCCGGAAGTCGTCAGCTTTCTGATTTCAAATGTAATGTTTTGGATGGATTTTTATCATGTTGATGGAATTCGGGTTGATGCAGTATCATCGATGATTTATCTTAATCATGATAATCCGCTTCCAGTAAAATTGAAAAATCAGTATGGTGGTGGAGAAAATCTTGAAGCAATCGATTTTCTAAAAAAGTTAAATGAAACCATTTTTCAAAAGTATCCAGGTGCCCTTATGATGGCTGAGGAAGCAACCGAATGGCCACTAGTTACAAGTCCCACTAGTTCAGGTGGACTAGGATTCAATTATAAGTGGAATATGGGCTGGTCAAATGATGTTCTTAAATATATGAAACTTGATATTAATGAACGATCAAAGCATCATCACCTACTGACGTTTTCATTTTTTTATGCATTTTCGGAAAACTTTGTCCTTCCATTTTCACATGATGAAATGGTCCATGGAAAAAGATCTTTAGTAAATAAAATGCCTGGCGATTACTGGCAAAAATTCGCAAATTTACGTCTCTTATTTGGCTATTTATTTACGCATCCAGGAAAAAAACTTTTATTTATGGGCAGCGAATTTGGGCAATTTGACGAATGGAAATACCAGCAAGAAATGGATTGGATGCTGTTAGATTTTGAAGCTCACTCCAATTTCTATCGATACTATAAAGAGCTAAATAAATTTTATCTGGAAACCAATGCTTTATGGCGCCTGGATCATGAGCAGGCAGGCTTTCAATGGATCGATGCGGACAATGCAGGACAAAGCGTAATTACTTTTATGAGAAAAGGAAAAAGGAAGGGAGATTATTGCATTGTAGTTTGTAATTTTTCTTCCGATGTTTACCATAATTATCAAATAGGAGTTCCGTCCAATGGGAACTATTTCGAAGCATTTAATAGTGATACTACATCATTCGGTGGATCAGGACAGCTGAATTCTGCCCCAATTCATGCCAGTAAAATTCCGCACAATAACCAACCTTTCAGTCTAGAAATAACCGTACCACCGCTGGGTATTGCTGTTTTCATGAAAGAAACAAAAACAAGGAAAAGGGGAGTCAGTACAAATGGCATCTAA
- a CDS encoding glycoside hydrolase family 15 protein, translating to MNINNAIEVLDRMRLPNGAYTASVSKDYHFVWIRDVVYTVLPFLQSQSDRYEKAYHALFELFTTYEWKIDIHREQKPVYLFEYIHSRYSTDLKEMNQEWGHAQNDAIGAFLWGVGVGVSHGHKVIRDEKDLAIVQKLVDYLECLGYWQAKDNGMWEENMELHASSVGACVAGLRAVKMLVNVKDELIQKGEETLRFLLPRESETKETDLSLLSLIYPYRIVERKTALKIVEMVSERLERTNGVIRYQNDQYYNEGSEAEWCFGLPWLGMCYFELGMHEKAHEYVNKTERIVPNNWEVPELYIGGKNEPNGNTPLAWSVSLSYLFLNRMINLSSAQLTGND from the coding sequence ATGAACATCAATAATGCAATTGAAGTATTAGATCGGATGCGCCTACCGAACGGCGCTTACACTGCAAGTGTTTCAAAGGATTACCATTTTGTTTGGATACGTGATGTCGTATACACAGTTTTGCCTTTTTTGCAAAGCCAATCTGATCGGTACGAAAAAGCATATCATGCCTTATTTGAACTATTTACAACTTATGAATGGAAAATCGACATTCATCGAGAACAAAAACCGGTTTATCTTTTTGAATATATTCACTCACGATATTCCACAGATCTAAAAGAAATGAATCAAGAATGGGGGCATGCTCAAAATGATGCAATTGGAGCATTTTTATGGGGAGTAGGGGTTGGTGTTAGCCACGGACATAAGGTTATCCGTGATGAGAAAGATCTCGCTATTGTTCAAAAGCTAGTAGATTATTTAGAGTGTCTAGGGTACTGGCAGGCAAAGGATAATGGAATGTGGGAAGAGAATATGGAACTGCATGCTTCAAGCGTAGGTGCATGCGTGGCAGGCTTGCGTGCGGTGAAAATGCTCGTAAATGTTAAGGATGAACTGATACAAAAAGGTGAAGAGACCCTGCGTTTTCTTTTACCTAGGGAAAGTGAAACGAAAGAAACAGACTTATCCCTGCTTTCACTTATTTATCCGTATCGTATAGTTGAAAGGAAAACAGCACTTAAGATTGTCGAGATGGTTTCTGAGCGTCTTGAACGGACAAATGGCGTAATTCGTTATCAGAACGATCAGTATTACAACGAAGGCAGCGAAGCAGAATGGTGCTTCGGATTACCTTGGCTCGGAATGTGCTATTTTGAACTGGGTATGCATGAGAAGGCGCATGAATATGTAAATAAAACTGAAAGAATCGTACCAAATAATTGGGAAGTGCCTGAATTATATATTGGCGGTAAAAATGAGCCAAATGGTAACACTCCACTAGCTTGGTCCGTCTCGCTTTCTTATTTATTTTTAAATCGTATGATAAATCTGTCTTCTGCGCAATTGACTGGAAATGACTGA
- the dacB gene encoding D-alanyl-D-alanine carboxypeptidase/D-alanyl-D-alanine endopeptidase — protein MKKKWITIVMTWVLVMGMFSFQNAAQAEGLVKETLNDSITRVVEEKLAGANVSITVRDRFSGEAIYDYNGLAPVKPASNMKLLTTAAALDILGKDYRFNTSLYTSGKISNGILKGDVFIKGQGDPTLSIEDLQQFAEELKAQGIHEIDGRIVGDDKWFDDDLLTPGIWVGDESYYYAAPISALTTSPNTDYDSGTIIVETVGTIVGDLPSIKVTPHIGDLQIVNEAQTVEEGKANTITIERLHQTNKIVISGNLPVDKTKREWVTVKHPTTHTLTMFQTVLAEAGIEYSKEKVFQAATPNSAKLVAMKQSMTLEQLLIPYMKLSNNGIADILVKTMGKVKNNHGSTKAGLQAIREYGNSKDLNMKDWQFEDGSGMSHENRVSSLLVSELLYQVQGEDWFTTYFTSLPVAANTDRMVGGTLRNRLKDPLTAGKVYAKTGSLTGVSTLSGYLEAGSGRSYIFSVLVQDKSGASTTIDEIVKIIAEEL, from the coding sequence ATGAAGAAAAAATGGATTACCATTGTGATGACTTGGGTGTTGGTTATGGGTATGTTTAGTTTTCAAAATGCTGCTCAAGCAGAAGGATTAGTTAAGGAAACGTTAAATGATTCTATTACTAGGGTTGTAGAAGAAAAATTAGCAGGAGCAAATGTAAGTATTACTGTAAGAGACCGATTCTCCGGAGAAGCGATTTATGACTACAATGGTCTTGCACCTGTAAAACCAGCGTCTAATATGAAACTATTGACTACTGCAGCGGCTTTAGACATATTGGGAAAGGATTACCGCTTTAATACAAGCCTTTATACCTCTGGGAAAATTTCAAACGGGATTTTAAAAGGGGATGTATTTATAAAAGGGCAAGGTGATCCAACTTTATCCATAGAAGACTTGCAACAGTTCGCAGAAGAATTAAAAGCACAGGGTATCCATGAAATCGATGGTCGGATTGTTGGTGATGACAAATGGTTTGATGATGATTTATTAACACCGGGAATTTGGGTTGGGGACGAGTCTTATTATTACGCTGCACCTATTTCAGCTTTAACCACTTCTCCAAATACAGACTACGATTCTGGTACGATTATTGTAGAAACAGTCGGGACTATAGTTGGAGACTTACCATCCATTAAAGTAACTCCTCACATTGGTGATTTACAAATAGTAAATGAAGCACAGACAGTGGAAGAGGGAAAAGCCAATACAATAACGATCGAAAGATTACATCAAACAAACAAGATTGTCATTAGTGGTAACCTTCCTGTCGATAAAACTAAGAGAGAATGGGTGACAGTCAAACATCCAACGACACATACATTGACGATGTTCCAGACAGTTTTAGCAGAAGCAGGAATTGAGTATTCAAAAGAAAAAGTATTTCAAGCTGCAACACCAAATAGTGCAAAACTCGTTGCAATGAAGCAATCGATGACACTGGAGCAACTGCTTATCCCCTATATGAAACTAAGTAATAATGGTATTGCGGATATTTTAGTGAAAACGATGGGTAAAGTGAAAAATAATCACGGTAGTACAAAGGCTGGTCTACAAGCTATTAGAGAATATGGCAACTCAAAAGACTTAAATATGAAAGATTGGCAATTTGAAGATGGTTCAGGAATGTCTCACGAAAATAGGGTTTCGAGTTTATTGGTAAGTGAGTTGTTATATCAAGTGCAAGGAGAAGATTGGTTTACTACCTATTTTACTAGTTTACCAGTAGCTGCAAATACAGATCGAATGGTAGGAGGTACTTTAAGAAATCGATTGAAAGATCCATTAACAGCCGGAAAAGTCTATGCAAAAACCGGGTCATTAACCGGTGTTAGTACTTTGAGTGGTTATCTAGAAGCTGGTAGTGGCCGATCGTACATCTTTAGCGTGTTAGTACAAGATAAATCTGGGGCTTCCACTACGATTGATGAAATTGTTAAAATAATAGCAGAAGAATTGTAA
- a CDS encoding LLM class flavin-dependent oxidoreductase, producing the protein MNKKPQSVHVSVLDLVAVKEGQTNKEAFKDMVKLAQHAEKLGYKRFWLTEHHNSPTVISSATSILIGQVLEKTETIKVGSGGIMLPNHAPLVVAEQFGTLETIYPDRLDLGLGRAPGTDMQTAHALRRTTQETSFSFPQDVVELQNYFKSLDSQGGVRAFPGVGVNVPIYILGSSTSSAELAARLGLPYAFAAHFAPQQLELAIQIYRNKFVPSEYLSEPYVIVCVNVIAADSNEEAKKLATSSDRFYLNVVTGKKDLLQPPVDTMEGLWNHLEENAVRRMSSYTFKGDPNVISDQLKSFSGTLHIDELMAVSYIYDQEARRRSYEIFKEAVDQL; encoded by the coding sequence ATGAATAAAAAACCTCAGTCCGTCCATGTATCGGTCTTAGATTTAGTAGCCGTTAAAGAAGGTCAGACAAATAAAGAAGCTTTTAAGGATATGGTTAAACTTGCACAACATGCGGAAAAGCTCGGCTACAAACGATTTTGGCTAACGGAACATCACAATTCACCGACCGTTATTAGCTCTGCTACTTCCATTTTAATCGGCCAAGTGTTGGAAAAAACAGAAACTATTAAAGTAGGTTCAGGTGGGATTATGTTGCCAAATCATGCTCCGCTTGTCGTTGCAGAGCAGTTTGGGACACTTGAAACCATCTATCCGGATAGATTAGATTTAGGACTTGGCCGCGCTCCAGGAACAGACATGCAAACTGCTCATGCTCTACGCAGAACGACACAGGAAACTTCTTTTTCTTTTCCACAGGATGTGGTGGAATTGCAAAATTACTTTAAATCACTAGATTCCCAAGGTGGAGTTCGTGCCTTTCCAGGTGTAGGTGTTAATGTACCAATTTACATTCTTGGCTCAAGTACTTCAAGTGCGGAATTAGCTGCTCGTTTAGGACTACCTTATGCATTCGCTGCACATTTTGCCCCACAGCAGTTAGAACTAGCGATTCAAATTTACCGAAATAAGTTTGTACCTTCTGAATATTTATCTGAACCGTATGTGATAGTTTGTGTAAATGTAATAGCAGCAGATTCAAATGAGGAAGCTAAAAAGCTTGCTACATCTAGTGATCGATTTTATTTAAATGTAGTAACTGGTAAAAAGGACTTGTTGCAACCTCCAGTTGATACAATGGAAGGTCTATGGAACCATTTAGAAGAAAATGCGGTACGTAGGATGTCATCTTATACTTTTAAAGGTGACCCAAATGTAATCTCTGACCAATTAAAATCATTCTCGGGAACATTACATATTGATGAATTGATGGCTGTTTCCTATATTTATGATCAGGAAGCGAGAAGACGTTCATATGAAATATTTAAGGAAGCCGTTGATCAACTTTAA